The genomic stretch ACAGGTGATCTCTCAGATGGAATTGAGATTAAAATTAAAACATCTTCAGCACACGCAAGCTCAACTGATTCAAAGTGCGAAGATGTCAGCTTTGGGACAGTTGGTTGCGGGGGTTGCCCATGAGATTAATAATCCAACGGCGTTTATTCAGGGCAATCTGCATCATTTGGGGGAGTATTCACAAGACTTACTCAACCTAGCTCAAGCCTACCAAGATCATTATCCGCATCCATCGGAAACCATACAAAGCTTGCTCGAAACTTTAGATTTAGAGTTCTTGAGTGACGATCTTCAGGAACTTCTCCAGTCTAGTCAAGTGGGTATCGATCGCATTCAAACCATTGTTAACTCACTCCGCAAGTTTTCTCGATTGGATGAATCGGATTACAAAACGGTGGATTTGCACGAGGGCATCGAGAGTAGTTTATTGTTTTTGGGGCATCGACTCCAGCCCCATGGCGATCGCTCCCAGATTAGAGTGATCCGTGAGTATGGCGATCTGCCCCCAGTCTCCTGCTATCCTCGACAACTGAACCAGGCGATCATGCATATCCTGAATAACGCGATCGATGCTTTAGAAGAAGATTCCGTCGAAGAAAAAATTTTACGCATCTCCACCTCCTGTATCGGCGATCGATGGGCACGGATTTCTATTGCGGATAATGGAGTGGGGATATCAGAAGCTATACAAGAGCAAATTTTTCAGCCCTTTTTCACCACTAAGTTAGGTAAAAATCATAACGGTCTAGGTCTATATGTTAGCTATCAAATTATTACCGAACAACATCACGGTAAACTCTATTGTCACTCTAGTCTGGGTCAGGGAACAGAGTTTACAATTGAATTGGTGATCGCATAACCAAAACTGATGTTAAACTACCGATTTCCCCAGGCATCTAAGAGGGTAATCATGCGTTTGTCTCCCAGTCCTTGAACTCGCTTGATGACATCGCTGAAGGACTGAAATGGGGCTTGTTGGCGGGCAGTTTCGATCGCCCCGATCAGCTTATCAGCCGTTTTACCCCGTATATTGGCGATCGCTAGTTTTTCCAGCAATTCCACAGAACTACCCTGGTTCAGTAGCTCCAGTGGCTCAATTTTCGCCGGAATTTGTTCCTCTAAGCCATGAATCTGCTCTTGTAGCTCCTTAATGGCTTGCTGGTGAGTCTGTTTCATGTCTTGCAGTGCCCGATCAAAGCGAGATTCTAGGTTATTCAAACGTTGCTCTACCGCTCCCGTCGATACAACATCAGTCGCCATCTTCACCCCCTGAGTCGGTTGAGGATAGAGCGCCGAAAC from Roseofilum capinflatum BLCC-M114 encodes the following:
- a CDS encoding sensor histidine kinase, yielding MKTPPIPSNETERLQALENYDILDTAAEEAFDDLTQLAAYICDTPIALVSLVDQNRQWFKSKVGVDAPETPREIAFCAHAINEPHQPLVVPNALEDERFAANPLVTSAPDIRFYAGTPLITPDGYAIGTLCTIDRVPRTLSDEQLQALKALGRQVISQMELRLKLKHLQHTQAQLIQSAKMSALGQLVAGVAHEINNPTAFIQGNLHHLGEYSQDLLNLAQAYQDHYPHPSETIQSLLETLDLEFLSDDLQELLQSSQVGIDRIQTIVNSLRKFSRLDESDYKTVDLHEGIESSLLFLGHRLQPHGDRSQIRVIREYGDLPPVSCYPRQLNQAIMHILNNAIDALEEDSVEEKILRISTSCIGDRWARISIADNGVGISEAIQEQIFQPFFTTKLGKNHNGLGLYVSYQIITEQHHGKLYCHSSLGQGTEFTIELVIA
- a CDS encoding ParB N-terminal domain-containing protein, whose amino-acid sequence is MSKYYLVDVKSIQSNVSRSEFAVEELEQLAQSILQAGGLLVPLILKQTGPESYEVLAGDREYYAAVRAREINPRAGEVVNAFVVEPKLQEAALEQVSALYPQPTQGVKMATDVVSTGAVEQRLNNLESRFDRALQDMKQTHQQAIKELQEQIHGLEEQIPAKIEPLELLNQGSSVELLEKLAIANIRGKTADKLIGAIETARQQAPFQSFSDVIKRVQGLGDKRMITLLDAWGNR